A genomic region of Terriglobia bacterium contains the following coding sequences:
- a CDS encoding pitrilysin family protein — protein MKTFKIYLALLLFVLGCTISGLAQKQTPPAGGPPKPFKVPAHETFALPNGMQVTLVPYGTTPKVFVAAMVRAGNIDEGADQVWLADLTTNLLKEGTKTRSAQDVAGEFASMGGSLELGAMADQTFARTDVLSEFGPKAVALIADVLQSPLLPESELARVKNDMERTLSIAMSQPGSIAQNQFAKLIYPNHPYGRLYPTSEMLSKYTIADVRKFYGDNFGAARTHIYVAGMFDSAAVKKAITDAFGKWAKGPEPLLLAPKPESKRVVDVVDRPGAAQSTIIMGLPVTDPTNPDYIPLQVMDSLLGGSFGSRITANIREAKGYTYSPYSMVASHYHAAYWAESADVTTAVTGPSLKEIFYEIDRLSKEPPSAEELTGIKNYLAGVFVLRNSSRRGIVGQLNYVDLNGLGEDYLATYVQKVHAVTPQQVQEIAAKYLVPGKMTIVVVGDKSKIADQLTPYETVSQ, from the coding sequence ATGAAGACATTCAAAATTTATCTCGCTCTGCTGCTCTTCGTCCTTGGCTGCACCATCTCCGGGCTGGCACAAAAACAGACGCCCCCGGCCGGTGGTCCACCGAAACCATTCAAAGTTCCAGCACATGAAACTTTCGCGCTTCCCAACGGAATGCAGGTCACGCTCGTTCCTTACGGCACCACGCCGAAAGTATTTGTAGCGGCTATGGTGCGCGCCGGAAACATCGACGAAGGCGCCGACCAGGTCTGGCTCGCGGATCTCACAACCAACCTGCTGAAGGAGGGCACCAAGACGCGTTCGGCGCAGGACGTCGCCGGTGAATTTGCCAGCATGGGCGGCTCACTCGAACTCGGCGCCATGGCCGACCAGACCTTCGCGCGGACCGACGTCCTCTCCGAATTCGGACCGAAGGCCGTCGCGCTCATCGCAGACGTTCTGCAGAGCCCGCTGCTGCCCGAGTCCGAACTGGCTCGCGTCAAGAACGACATGGAACGGACCCTGAGCATCGCCATGTCTCAGCCGGGCTCGATCGCGCAAAACCAGTTCGCAAAGCTGATCTATCCCAACCATCCTTACGGGCGGCTCTACCCCACCTCCGAAATGCTGTCCAAGTACACCATCGCCGATGTTCGCAAGTTCTACGGTGACAACTTCGGCGCCGCGCGCACGCACATCTACGTCGCAGGGATGTTCGATTCCGCGGCGGTGAAGAAAGCGATCACCGATGCGTTCGGGAAGTGGGCGAAGGGACCGGAGCCACTCCTGCTCGCGCCGAAGCCTGAGAGCAAGCGCGTCGTCGATGTAGTTGATCGTCCAGGCGCGGCGCAGTCCACCATCATCATGGGGCTACCGGTCACTGATCCCACCAATCCCGACTACATCCCGCTGCAGGTAATGGATTCTCTTCTCGGCGGTTCCTTCGGGTCGCGCATCACCGCTAACATCCGCGAGGCGAAGGGATACACGTACTCGCCCTACAGCATGGTGGCTTCGCATTACCACGCCGCTTATTGGGCTGAGAGTGCCGACGTTACCACGGCGGTGACGGGACCATCGCTGAAGGAGATCTTCTATGAGATTGACCGCCTGTCCAAGGAGCCGCCGAGCGCGGAGGAACTGACCGGCATCAAGAATTATCTCGCTGGGGTCTTCGTTCTTCGGAATTCCTCGCGGCGGGGCATCGTCGGCCAATTGAACTACGTCGATCTCAACGGGCTCGGCGAAGATTACCTGGCGACGTACGTACAGAAGGTGCATGCTGTTACGCCCCAGCAGGTGCAGGAAATCGCCGCGAAATACCTCGTTCCCGGCAAGATGACGATCGTAGTCGTCGGCGACAAATCCAAAATCGCTGACCAACTCACTCCCTACGAAACCGTTTCGCAGTAA
- a CDS encoding pitrilysin family protein, translated as MPATAANKSPKTSVAQFHVPVEYYKLPNGLRVILSQDHTAPTVTVAVYYRIGFRIEPKSRTGFAHLFEHMMFQGSRNLGKMKFIKLVQQNGGILNGSTRFDFTNYFEVLPSNKLQTALWAESDRMSGLAINDDNLKNQQGVVSNEVKVNVINQPYGGFPWLDMPQYANTNWYNAHNFYGDLKDINAATLQDVQDFFKTYYAPNNAALAVVGDFDAAEAKAWIAKYFGPIKPEKQPAPVDLTEPRQEKEKKVSKVDPLAKRPALAFAYHMPPRNTPEYYAMGLLDQILIEGEDSLLYQELVKKHGYTGNVGGGINMLGNMFNYNGPMLFTVDLFHDNNTKPEEIMAAVDGVMEQLRTKPVDQKTLDRALVKMRSDLYDQIDQFSGFGKADLLCSFALFDDNPARINTLEEQFQKVTPALLMKTAQEYLRPTNRTILSVEVKPAAPAAAGN; from the coding sequence ATGCCCGCAACCGCCGCGAACAAGTCCCCCAAAACCAGCGTCGCCCAGTTCCATGTTCCGGTGGAGTATTACAAACTCCCCAACGGGCTTCGCGTCATTCTCTCGCAGGACCATACAGCCCCGACGGTTACGGTCGCCGTTTACTACCGCATCGGCTTTCGTATTGAGCCGAAGAGCCGTACCGGGTTTGCCCACCTGTTCGAACACATGATGTTCCAGGGTTCGCGCAATCTCGGCAAGATGAAATTCATCAAGCTCGTGCAGCAGAACGGCGGAATCCTGAACGGCTCGACACGTTTCGATTTCACGAACTATTTTGAAGTCCTGCCCTCGAACAAGCTCCAGACTGCGCTCTGGGCCGAGTCCGACCGCATGAGCGGCCTCGCGATCAACGATGACAATCTGAAGAATCAGCAGGGCGTCGTCAGCAACGAAGTCAAGGTCAACGTGATCAACCAGCCGTACGGCGGGTTCCCGTGGCTTGACATGCCGCAGTACGCAAATACCAACTGGTATAACGCGCACAACTTCTACGGCGATCTGAAGGACATTAACGCTGCCACCCTGCAAGATGTTCAGGATTTCTTCAAGACGTACTACGCGCCGAATAATGCGGCGCTCGCCGTCGTCGGCGATTTTGACGCCGCGGAAGCGAAAGCATGGATCGCGAAGTATTTCGGCCCGATCAAGCCTGAAAAGCAGCCGGCACCGGTGGACCTCACCGAGCCGCGCCAGGAAAAAGAGAAGAAGGTGTCGAAGGTGGATCCTCTCGCGAAACGCCCTGCCTTGGCTTTCGCATACCACATGCCGCCACGCAATACCCCTGAGTATTACGCCATGGGATTGCTGGACCAGATACTGATTGAAGGCGAAGACAGCCTGCTCTACCAGGAACTCGTCAAGAAGCACGGCTACACCGGTAATGTAGGCGGCGGCATCAACATGCTGGGCAACATGTTCAACTACAACGGACCGATGCTGTTTACCGTCGACCTCTTCCACGACAACAACACCAAGCCCGAAGAGATCATGGCGGCCGTGGATGGCGTCATGGAGCAATTACGCACAAAACCGGTTGACCAGAAGACGCTGGATCGCGCATTGGTAAAGATGCGCTCGGATCTCTATGACCAGATCGACCAGTTCAGCGGTTTCGGCAAGGCCGATCTCCTCTGCAGCTTCGCCCTGTTCGACGACAATCCCGCGCGGATCAACACGCTCGAGGAGCAATTCCAGAAGGTCACCCCGGCGCTGCTGATGAAGACTGCGCAGGAGTACCTGCGGCCTACGAACCGCACCATATTGAGCGTCGAAGTGAAACCCGCCGCGCCTGCCGCGGCCGGCAATTGA
- a CDS encoding carboxypeptidase regulatory-like domain-containing protein, producing MRRGIGSVLRFGIVTCALVATLLTTSLLLAQSTSVTIQGTVTDQTGAVIPGAQVTAINTATNITRVTKTDSTGNYLLASLPYGKYNIVVQVNGMGKQTVVGLQVDAGRTVAQNFKLKPASVAETVEITGEAPVIESTTMTVGEVVNTDKVQQLPLNGRHLLELSGTVAGTVVPPATGFLTGAIRGQGSLGVNTAGTREGTTNFMVNGINLIDMGNGQITFQPSINTVSEFKMDNSTPSAEYGRNAGGVINVATRSGTNQWHGEVFDFFRNEALDARNFFNQAPSPKAKFKRNDFGFAVGGPIWKDHTFFFLSYEGLRQRQGVTVNTTVLSDTDRLAVTDPVSQKLLDFIPKANDSTGTRYIQGLSAPVNLDQWTGDVRHNFNQNDSLHGFYVFQKDLRQEPTLQGGTVPGAGDTRAAHRQILTLEETHVVSPTLVNNFRAGINRIHITFVADNNADPSSLGIMDGKSGPVGIPQISIGGTNLRFGGIGNFPQGRGDYTGVIADTVSWLHGRHNVRFGTEIRRYNGNSFANDAGTLNFSNIAAFQEGLAKGFSINSSSRPARVFENAIGFFGQDSFKVTSYLTLELGLRWDWNMSPTEAMDRTSLFLPEKDWLVQVGTNGRNNIYNQNAALFQPRVGFAWDLFHDGKTVLRGGFGIMYDQPNPITFAGNWPYNLSLSFLSTPTQQNTTYANLFNDAKGSGFGIGTVDPNYKDDHVYSYNLNIEHQFTPTLGMMLGYIGNQGRNLNTLINVNQLVPDPTSPGTYVRPFPTLAADSPIQPPAGLPNLGNITEQVSNGSSNYNAMWITVTKRLSQGLQFGGNYTWSHAFDNTSRNGLLVTDALNPGLDYGPSDYDARHHLSFSAVYQLPFKGNRATGGWQLGSILTLQSGNPLNVISGNPGLGTGIGGFTGFTGIRPDLTGSLPSVGKHIVNGLVQWFPSGIVCDPTTGTGCGAGAAFTIPVEVVNGNNVFHFGSLGRNALLGPGFANLDFSVTKTTKITERLSNEFRVEAFDLFNHPNFGNPGTTAQVPSSSFGVIQSTRGPTGDSGSSRQIQFAMKFIF from the coding sequence ATGAGGAGAGGTATAGGTTCAGTATTGCGATTTGGGATCGTGACCTGCGCTCTGGTGGCCACGCTGCTGACGACAAGTCTGCTGCTGGCACAGTCGACTAGCGTGACGATTCAGGGTACGGTCACAGACCAAACTGGCGCCGTCATTCCGGGCGCACAGGTGACCGCGATTAACACCGCAACCAATATAACCCGCGTTACGAAGACGGACAGCACAGGAAACTACCTGCTCGCTTCGTTGCCTTACGGAAAATACAACATCGTCGTCCAGGTTAATGGTATGGGCAAGCAGACGGTGGTGGGCCTGCAGGTCGATGCCGGCCGTACCGTAGCGCAGAACTTCAAGCTAAAGCCTGCCTCGGTTGCGGAAACCGTGGAGATTACCGGCGAAGCCCCGGTCATCGAAAGCACCACGATGACCGTCGGCGAAGTTGTAAACACCGACAAGGTGCAGCAACTCCCGCTGAATGGCCGTCACCTTCTTGAGTTATCCGGCACGGTTGCTGGCACTGTAGTTCCGCCTGCGACCGGATTCCTGACGGGCGCGATTCGTGGCCAGGGTTCGCTCGGCGTGAACACCGCCGGCACTCGCGAGGGCACCACGAATTTCATGGTCAACGGCATTAACCTCATCGACATGGGCAACGGCCAGATCACCTTCCAGCCGTCCATCAACACCGTCTCCGAGTTCAAGATGGACAACTCGACGCCCAGCGCCGAGTACGGTCGCAACGCCGGTGGCGTGATCAACGTCGCCACCCGCTCCGGCACCAACCAGTGGCACGGAGAAGTTTTCGACTTCTTCCGCAACGAAGCTTTGGACGCCCGCAACTTCTTTAACCAGGCTCCAAGCCCGAAAGCCAAGTTCAAGAGAAACGATTTTGGATTTGCGGTAGGCGGTCCAATCTGGAAGGACCACACCTTCTTCTTTCTGAGTTACGAAGGTCTGCGTCAACGCCAGGGAGTGACCGTCAACACGACCGTGCTGAGCGACACAGACCGCTTGGCAGTCACGGATCCAGTCAGCCAAAAGCTGCTCGACTTCATTCCGAAAGCTAACGATTCAACTGGAACGAGGTACATTCAGGGTCTCTCCGCGCCCGTGAATCTCGACCAGTGGACGGGCGATGTACGCCACAACTTCAATCAGAACGATAGCCTGCACGGCTTCTACGTCTTCCAGAAGGACCTTCGTCAGGAGCCGACGCTGCAGGGTGGCACCGTTCCGGGCGCAGGTGACACCCGCGCCGCGCACCGTCAGATCCTAACCCTCGAAGAAACCCATGTGGTTTCACCAACGCTCGTCAATAACTTCCGCGCGGGAATCAACCGCATCCACATCACGTTCGTCGCCGACAACAATGCTGATCCCTCGAGCCTCGGTATCATGGACGGGAAATCAGGACCGGTCGGTATACCTCAGATCTCGATCGGTGGTACGAACCTGAGATTTGGCGGAATAGGCAATTTCCCGCAGGGGCGCGGCGATTACACCGGCGTTATAGCTGACACCGTGAGTTGGCTTCACGGACGCCATAACGTCAGGTTCGGAACCGAAATTCGGCGTTACAACGGCAACAGCTTTGCCAATGATGCCGGTACCCTCAATTTCAGCAATATCGCGGCATTCCAGGAGGGCCTGGCTAAGGGGTTTTCAATCAATTCCAGTTCCCGCCCGGCCCGCGTTTTTGAGAATGCAATCGGCTTCTTCGGCCAGGACAGCTTCAAGGTTACGTCTTACCTGACCCTTGAACTTGGATTGCGCTGGGATTGGAACATGTCTCCAACCGAGGCCATGGATCGCACGTCGCTGTTCTTGCCCGAGAAGGACTGGTTGGTACAGGTTGGCACCAATGGCAGGAACAACATCTATAACCAGAATGCCGCCCTGTTCCAGCCGCGTGTTGGTTTTGCGTGGGATCTTTTCCACGACGGAAAGACCGTCCTGCGCGGCGGGTTCGGCATCATGTATGACCAGCCCAACCCGATCACCTTTGCGGGCAACTGGCCCTATAACCTCTCCCTGTCTTTCCTTTCGACCCCGACCCAGCAGAATACGACCTATGCAAATCTCTTCAATGATGCGAAAGGCAGCGGCTTCGGTATCGGCACCGTCGACCCCAACTACAAGGACGACCACGTTTATTCCTACAACCTCAACATCGAGCATCAGTTCACTCCGACGCTCGGCATGATGTTGGGCTACATCGGCAATCAGGGCCGCAATCTCAACACGCTGATCAACGTGAACCAGTTGGTACCGGATCCGACGAGTCCCGGTACTTATGTTCGTCCGTTCCCGACCCTTGCCGCGGATAGCCCCATACAGCCGCCCGCCGGCCTGCCTAATCTGGGCAACATCACGGAGCAGGTCAGCAATGGCTCGTCGAATTACAACGCCATGTGGATCACGGTTACGAAGCGATTGAGCCAGGGCTTGCAGTTCGGCGGCAATTACACCTGGTCACATGCGTTTGACAACACATCGCGCAACGGCTTGCTTGTCACCGACGCGCTGAACCCGGGGCTCGACTACGGTCCCTCTGACTACGATGCGCGTCACCATCTCAGTTTCAGTGCCGTGTATCAACTGCCCTTTAAAGGCAACCGCGCAACAGGTGGCTGGCAGTTGGGAAGCATTCTCACTCTTCAGAGTGGCAACCCGCTGAACGTCATTTCCGGCAACCCCGGCTTGGGCACCGGCATTGGTGGCTTCACCGGATTCACCGGAATCCGTCCTGACTTGACAGGGTCGCTGCCTTCCGTCGGCAAGCATATCGTTAACGGGCTCGTTCAGTGGTTCCCGTCCGGCATTGTCTGCGACCCGACCACCGGAACCGGATGCGGAGCAGGCGCTGCCTTCACCATCCCGGTGGAGGTCGTCAATGGCAACAACGTCTTCCACTTCGGGAGTTTGGGACGCAATGCCCTTCTTGGGCCCGGCTTTGCAAACCTCGACTTCTCAGTGACCAAGACGACGAAGATCACCGAGCGGCTAAGTAACGAGTTTCGCGTCGAGGCCTTCGATCTGTTTAACCATCCGAACTTCGGCAACCCTGGAACCACGGCGCAAGTCCCCAGTTCCTCTTTCGGTGTGATTCAGTCGACCCGTGGTCCGACCGGTGACTCCGGATCGTCGCGTCAGATCCAGTTTGCGATGAAGTTCATCTTCTAA